Proteins encoded within one genomic window of Brassica rapa cultivar Chiifu-401-42 chromosome A09, CAAS_Brap_v3.01, whole genome shotgun sequence:
- the LOC103836882 gene encoding uncharacterized protein LOC103836882, which produces MENKKTPATPKDVFGGGGKSEEGKKPEEGAMLKALLAQEEIDSLENPQPQPLRILGESSPNTHTYRLYSKGLVSEEIVKDVTKLVGGSGLFLCDSNGNSSATNKVLRDHRVLAQPEAVELAAIIQGLDWALKHGVKSIQFFCEDDSIILDYVIGKAAPPNESIVVAKLLKQLALLQTSFTSCQALPLLRSDDINSSLIKLARDAIASQTTWQREDGVVVEACVICYEDVPADTKFTVSGCFHRICFECMRNYITHSLRHRSRLICPNTGCKSELKPADCNRIADPDQLALMVERKAEETIDVSDRVYCPNPRCSILMSARGLPVVDPALTGARKCLGCGLRFCVNCKMEWHTKLSCAEFRKTKAYTKSGTAVFDATARELGLKKCRRCLCTVERAEGCKHMTCTFCKYDRDLPLGYCPKPSCNFLMSDRDLPLGFSIDPRQKSVARTCVECGLCFCKKCHVPWHYKKTCDEFKKSPSYLTSDAALFESLVKTQGWIKCPQCATVVQKNGGCQRISCRHCNHKFCYACGAACTRQKMSCNCSPEDGPSKMSSSSGESHKTRLLRA; this is translated from the exons ATGGAAAACAAGAAAACGCCGGCGACGCCAAAGGATGTTTTCGGTGGCGGAGGCAAGTCTGAGGAAGGCAAGAAACCTGAGGAAGGAGCGATGTTGAAGGCTTTGTTAGCTCAAGAGGAGATCGATTCCTTGGAGAATCCTCAACCACAACCTCTGAGAATCCTTGGAGAATCCTCACCCAATACTCATACCTATAGGTTATACTCCAAGGGTTTGGTGAGTGAAGAGATTGTCAAAGATGTTACGAAACTGGTAGGTGGTTCAGGCCTGTTTCTTTGTGACTCGAACGGTAACTCTTCAGCGACCAACAAAGTTCTGAGAGACCACCGAGTCCTGGCACAACCTGAAGCGGTGGAATTGGCTGCCATAATCCAAGGGCTGGATTGGGCGTTGAAACATGGTGTGAAAAGTATCCAATTCTTCTGTGAAGATGATTCGATCATCTTGGATTAC GTAATAGGCAAAGCCGCACCACCGAACGAGTCCATTGTAGTGGCAAAACTTTTGAAGCAACTGGCTCTTCTTCAGACAAGCTTCACGTCTTGCCAGGCACTCCCTCTTCTGCGCTCAGACGACATCAATTCTTCTCTCATTAAGCTTGCAAGAGATGCCATTGCTTCCCAAACCACATGGCAGCGTGAAGACGGCGTAGTAGTGGAAGCATGTGTTATCTGTTACGAAGATGTGCCAGCGGATACGAAATTCACGGTGTCTGGATGCTTCCACCGAATTTGCTTCGAATGCATGAGGAACTATATCACGCATAGTCTACGGCACCGGAGTCGGCTCATCTGCCCAAATACGGGTTGCAAGTCCGAGCTCAAGCCTGCAGACTGCAACCGGATTGCTGATCCGGATCAGCTTGCATTGATGGTCGAACGCAAGGCTGAGGAGACCATTGATGTTTCAGACAGGGTCTACTGTCCGAACCCTCGATGTTCGATTCTAATGTCTGCTCGAGGGCTTCCCGTAGTTGATCCCGCTCTTACCGGAGCGCGGAAGTGTCTCGGATGTGGTTTACGCTTCTGTGTAAACTGCAAGATGGAGTGGCATACTAAGCTGAGCTGTGCTGAATTCAGGAAGACCAAAGCCTATACGAAGTCCGGTACAGCCGTTTTCGATGCTACAGCTCGGGAGCTTGGTCTGAAGAAGTGCAGGAGGTGTCTCTGCACCGTTGAGCGTGCCGAAGGTTGCAAGCACATGACGTGCAC GTTTTGCAAGTACGACCGCGACCTCCCACTCGGCTACTGTCCCAAGCCTTCTTGTAACTTTTTGATGTCCGACCGCGACCTCCCACTCGGCTTCTCCATTGATCCTCGCCAAAAGTCAGTAGCACGCACATGCGTCGAGTGCGGCTTGTGTTTCTGCAAAAAATGCCATGTTCCATGGCATTACAAGAAGACGTGCGATGAGTTCAAGAAGTCCCCGTCTTACCTGACATCTGACGCTGCGCTTTTTGAGTCGTTAGTCAAGACACAGGGATGGATCAAGTGTCCCCAGTGTGCCACCGTTGTTCAAAAAAATGGCGGGTGCCAACGCATTAGCTGCAG aCATTGCAACCACAAGTTCTGTTACGCATGTGGGGCTGCGTGTACAAGGCAGAAAATGTCATGCAACTGCAGCCCAGAAGACGGGCCTAGTAAGATGTCTTCGTCTTCTGGTGAATCCCACAAGACTAGGCTTCTAAGGGCTTGA
- the LOC103836881 gene encoding transcription factor TGA1: MGISTPPSHIIITNNQKLDNNLSEDTSHGTPLIFDQETSTSRHPDKIKRRLAQNREAAKKSRLRKKAYVQQLETSRLKLIQLEQELDRARQQGFYVGNGIDTSTTTSLGFSENMNPGLYQEQGSILDKNQNLNVKIKTGFAAFEMEYGQWIEEQNKQICELRTVLQGHVGDVELRLLVAIAMKHYFDLFRMKSAAAKEDVFFVMSGMWRTSADRFRFRKPPWNFNTPLCSLWCLCKLWSMVMDKLRCRLQDIIVGVDSASIIFQSEEWWCSMENYLLSLLVFRDLLLLNTYSTDF; this comes from the exons ATGGGAATATCAACACCCCCAAGCCACATTATAATAACGAATAATCAGAAACTAGACAACAACTTG TCAGAGGATACTTCCCATGGAACTCCTCTCATCTTTGATCAAGAAACTTCCACGTCCAGACATCCTGATAAG ATAAAGAGACGGCTTGCGCAGAACCGCGAAGCTGCCAAGAAAAGTCGCTTGCGCAAGAAG GCTTATGTTCAGCAGCTAGAAACAAGCAGATTGAAGCTAATACAGTTAGAGCAAGAACTCGATCGTGCTAGACAACAG GGATTCTACGTTGGGAATGGCATAGATACGAGTACTACTACTTCTCTAGGTTTCTCGGAAAACATGAATCCAGGTCTGTATCAAGAACAGGGTAGTATTCTTGACAAGAATCAAAACTTGAACGTCAAGATTAAAACAGGGTTTGCTGCATTTGAGATGGAGTATGGGCAATGGATTGAAGAACAGAACAAACAGATATGCGAACTAAGAACTGTTTTGCAAGGACATGTCGGCGATGTGGAGCTTCGTTTGCTTGTTGCAATCGCCATGAAACATTATTTTGATCTTTTCCGGATGAAATCAGCTGCTGCAAAAGAGGATGTTTTCTTCGTCATGTCAGGGATGTGGAGAACTTCTGCAGATCGATTCAGATTTCGTAAACCGCCTTGGAATTTCAACActcctttgtgttctctttGGTGCCTTTGCAAACTGTGGTCAATGGTGATGGATAAACTCCGCTGCCGATTGCAAGACATCATTGTCGGTGTTGACAGTGCATCTATTATTTTTCAGTCAGAGGAATGGTGGTGTTCAATGGAGAATTATCTTCTTTCATTGCTGGTTTTCCGAGACCTGTTATTGTTGAACACATACTCCACAGATTTTTGA